One Halarcobacter ebronensis genomic window carries:
- a CDS encoding tetratricopeptide repeat protein, whose translation MDGLILEYRDPLFGIIVFFTLIFIISFLTYSFSLYKENRAREDYRKLLKRFEIGKLKEEDYVHLYKTYNLPFDSIILLASTFLHKGHYNKAISVYLTLLEHVTDRVKKEELLELLGTTYFRSGFMQRSKEIFLKILKFSPRNVKALNYLLIINEKLKDYQSAKDIIESLEEVGSDISKERIYINTLSIINDPIESFEKKSEKLYMIFKENPEVQRVIVQFYLQFNKKFFWEHVEEFDFKNLIDLMWYLNFDDIDFDKVAQIKLLNELYNAKGYLKTIRHSDDFVFDILIALNAHEHKIPATIDFEFICSSCKQIHPIFDTRCPHCHSIMTLKTKYNLVKSLNETNQSLQ comes from the coding sequence TTGGATGGTTTGATACTAGAGTACAGAGATCCACTTTTTGGTATCATTGTATTTTTTACTCTTATCTTTATTATTTCATTTTTAACATACTCATTTTCACTATACAAAGAGAATCGTGCAAGAGAAGATTATAGAAAACTTCTAAAAAGATTTGAAATAGGAAAATTAAAAGAAGAGGATTATGTACATCTATATAAAACATATAATCTTCCCTTTGACTCTATTATTTTATTAGCTTCAACATTTTTACATAAGGGGCATTATAATAAAGCCATTTCAGTCTATTTAACTCTTTTAGAACATGTAACTGATAGAGTGAAAAAAGAGGAACTTTTGGAGCTTTTGGGTACTACTTATTTTAGAAGTGGTTTTATGCAAAGATCAAAAGAGATTTTTCTAAAAATTTTAAAATTCTCCCCAAGAAATGTAAAAGCTCTAAACTATCTTTTAATTATTAATGAAAAACTAAAAGATTACCAAAGTGCAAAAGATATTATTGAATCTCTTGAAGAGGTTGGCTCAGATATATCAAAAGAGAGAATATATATAAATACCCTTTCAATCATAAATGATCCAATAGAATCCTTTGAAAAAAAGAGTGAAAAACTATATATGATTTTTAAAGAAAACCCAGAAGTTCAAAGGGTTATTGTTCAATTTTATTTACAATTTAATAAAAAATTTTTCTGGGAGCACGTTGAAGAGTTTGATTTTAAAAATCTAATAGATTTAATGTGGTACTTAAATTTTGATGATATCGATTTTGATAAAGTTGCACAAATAAAGTTATTAAATGAACTTTACAATGCAAAAGGTTATCTAAAAACCATAAGACATAGTGATGATTTTGTTTTTGATATTCTTATAGCCTTAAATGCCCATGAACATAAAATTCCTGCAACAATAGATTTTGAATTTATTTGCAGTTCTTGTAAACAGATACACCCAATATTTGATACAAGATGCCCCCATTGTCATAGTATTATGACATTAAAAACAAAATATAATTTAGTAAAGAGTTTAAATGAAACAAATCAATCTCTACAGTGA
- the rnhA gene encoding ribonuclease HI, which translates to MKQINLYSDGSSLGNPGPGGWGTILEYNGKERELCGGLELTTNNQMELKGVIEGLKALKEPCDVNIISDSTYVVKGINEWLEGWIRNNWRTSTKKPVKNIELWQEYVEVSKPHKIVATWIKGHAGHEHNERCDILARTFAEKLKGE; encoded by the coding sequence ATGAAACAAATCAATCTCTACAGTGATGGTTCCTCTTTAGGAAACCCTGGACCTGGCGGTTGGGGAACAATCCTAGAGTATAATGGAAAAGAGAGAGAACTTTGTGGAGGCTTGGAGTTAACCACAAACAATCAAATGGAATTAAAAGGAGTTATAGAGGGTCTTAAAGCTTTAAAAGAACCTTGTGATGTAAATATTATCTCTGATTCAACTTATGTTGTAAAAGGTATAAATGAATGGTTAGAGGGATGGATTAGAAATAACTGGAGAACTTCTACAAAAAAACCAGTAAAAAATATTGAACTCTGGCAAGAATATGTTGAAGTTTCAAAACCACATAAAATAGTAGCAACTTGGATAAAAGGACATGCTGGACATGAGCATAATGAAAGATGTGATATACTTGCACGAACTTTTGCAGAAAAATTAAAGGGAGAATAA
- the rnc gene encoding ribonuclease III encodes MTDYTQLEKCLDYQFKNKDLIIEALTHKSYKKPYNNERLEFLGDAVLNLIVGEYLYKKFPNSNEGDLSKIRASLVNETGFTKLAKEIKLGEYIFISNAEERNKGRSKASILSDAFEAIMGAIYLESGLETLKPIILQLLENSYDKINLDVLFSDYKTALQEITQAEFGSIPEYKIEGSYGPDHKKEFEVSIWIDGKTYGKAIGKSKKLAQQAVAKIAIDILKGKTNE; translated from the coding sequence ATGACAGACTACACGCAACTAGAAAAGTGTTTGGATTATCAGTTTAAAAACAAAGATCTGATAATCGAAGCACTTACACATAAAAGTTATAAGAAGCCTTATAACAACGAACGATTAGAGTTTTTAGGAGATGCAGTTTTAAACTTAATTGTTGGAGAGTATCTATATAAAAAATTTCCAAACTCAAATGAGGGAGATTTATCTAAAATAAGAGCAAGTTTGGTAAATGAAACAGGTTTTACAAAACTAGCCAAAGAGATAAAACTAGGTGAATATATCTTTATTTCAAATGCTGAGGAGAGAAATAAAGGAAGAAGCAAAGCCTCGATTTTATCGGATGCTTTTGAGGCAATTATGGGTGCAATCTATTTAGAATCTGGACTTGAAACACTAAAACCAATAATTCTACAACTATTAGAAAACTCATATGACAAAATTAATTTAGATGTTCTTTTTAGTGATTATAAAACTGCTTTACAAGAGATAACTCAGGCTGAATTTGGCTCAATTCCTGAATATAAAATAGAAGGTTCATATGGTCCAGATCATAAAAAAGAGTTTGAAGTATCTATTTGGATAGATGGAAAAACTTATGGAAAAGCAATAGGAAAAAGCAAAAAATTGGCTCAACAAGCAGTAGCAAAAATTGCAATTGATATATTAAAAGGGAAAACAAATGAATAG
- the aroC gene encoding chorismate synthase, which translates to MNSFGQKFKFTTFGESHGKALGCIVDGVPAGIKVDESFIQSEMDRRKPGQNAFATARSEGDRVEILSGVFEGLTTGTPISMVIFNENQKSKDYTNVKDLFRPGHADFTYFHKYGIRDYRGGGRSSARETAARVAAGAIAKLLLKELNIEVLSGICEIDGIKGSKADFEFAKTSEIFSLDKDKEEFQKEAILNAKKEHNSVGGVALVKVKNAPKGLGEPLYYKLDSQIANAMMSINAVKGIEIGDGFESVSKKGSENNDEIRSFGFKSNHSGGILGGISNGDEIDIKVYFKPTPSIFIKQETIDINNNEVECELKGRHDPCVAIRGSVVAESMMALVIADMLLLNMSSKIENIKKVYI; encoded by the coding sequence ATGAATAGCTTTGGGCAAAAGTTTAAATTTACCACATTTGGAGAGAGCCACGGAAAAGCTTTGGGATGCATTGTTGACGGAGTTCCAGCTGGAATAAAAGTTGATGAAAGTTTTATTCAAAGTGAAATGGATAGAAGAAAACCTGGACAAAATGCTTTTGCAACAGCAAGAAGTGAAGGTGATAGAGTTGAAATATTAAGTGGAGTTTTTGAAGGGCTAACAACAGGAACGCCAATATCAATGGTAATTTTTAATGAAAACCAAAAAAGCAAAGATTACACAAATGTAAAAGACCTTTTTAGACCTGGACATGCTGATTTTACCTATTTTCATAAATATGGAATCAGAGATTATAGAGGTGGAGGAAGAAGCAGTGCGAGAGAAACTGCAGCAAGAGTTGCAGCAGGAGCTATTGCAAAACTTTTATTAAAAGAGCTAAACATTGAAGTTTTAAGTGGTATTTGTGAAATCGATGGGATAAAAGGAAGTAAAGCTGATTTTGAGTTTGCAAAAACTTCTGAAATTTTTTCACTGGATAAAGATAAAGAGGAGTTTCAAAAAGAGGCTATTTTGAATGCCAAAAAAGAGCATAACTCTGTTGGAGGTGTAGCTTTAGTAAAAGTAAAAAATGCCCCAAAAGGATTGGGTGAACCACTATATTATAAACTTGATTCACAAATTGCAAATGCTATGATGAGTATAAATGCAGTAAAAGGGATTGAAATTGGAGATGGCTTTGAAAGCGTAAGTAAAAAAGGCTCTGAAAACAATGATGAGATAAGAAGTTTTGGATTTAAGTCAAACCACAGTGGTGGAATCTTAGGTGGTATCTCAAATGGTGATGAGATAGATATAAAAGTATATTTTAAACCAACACCATCAATTTTTATAAAACAAGAAACAATTGACATAAACAATAATGAAGTTGAATGTGAACTAAAAGGTAGACACGACCCTTGTGTTGCGATTAGAGGAAGTGTGGTTGCTGAATCTATGATGGCTTTAGTTATTGCAGATATGTTGTTATTAAATATGAGTAGTAAAATCGAAAATATTAAAAAAGTATATATCTAA
- a CDS encoding YnfA family protein: MIFEFIIYFLAALFEIFGCYSFWMVFKLQKTTLWLLPGFISLILFAYLLTKINLEFAGRAYAVYGGIYIISSLFWLFTIEKQNFNKWDIIGSIVVFAGILIILLGNQKFIKI; this comes from the coding sequence TTGATATTTGAGTTTATAATCTACTTTTTAGCAGCACTTTTTGAAATATTTGGTTGCTATAGCTTTTGGATGGTATTTAAACTTCAAAAAACTACTTTATGGCTTTTACCAGGATTTATTTCACTTATACTATTTGCCTACTTATTGACTAAAATAAACCTTGAATTTGCAGGAAGAGCCTATGCTGTATATGGTGGCATATATATAATTTCTTCTCTTTTTTGGCTATTTACAATTGAAAAACAGAATTTTAATAAATGGGATATTATTGGCTCAATCGTTGTTTTTGCTGGTATTTTAATAATTCTACTTGGAAATCAAAAATTTATAAAAATTTAG
- a CDS encoding MFS transporter — MKEFKFLMIVNILCVSAMMAFLSVVGPIIRALNLQEWHAGVTVSIAGILWVILSRFWGKKSDKIGRKPILFMGVLGVAIGYFLLAIFVNSAIDSPPSVLISFVILILTRAIIGAFYSAITPVSNALVADEIDEKHRTSYIAKLGASNGLGMVLGPAAGGFLAIYGLAAPLYTFAILPLIAAFLILIFIPKVKVSETKEPSYLKIFDKRLRVPMLAAFLTMSVVITSQVCLGFFVIDRLNMELIQSAKVTGYILSIIGIVFIVSQIFVSRLKDITPTQWLKYGSVFAVIGYLIVSFSQNQWVLGSGFCIGTFGLGFIFPAFQTLAVNLVSKEEKGAASGTVSAAQGLGMIVGPLLSTFLYKLNPMAPFLLSAFVFVILFFVSVKELKRVP; from the coding sequence TTGAAAGAGTTTAAGTTCTTAATGATAGTAAATATTTTATGTGTCTCTGCAATGATGGCATTTTTGTCAGTTGTAGGCCCAATAATTAGAGCATTGAATCTACAAGAGTGGCATGCTGGTGTTACTGTATCAATTGCAGGTATCCTTTGGGTAATATTATCAAGATTTTGGGGTAAAAAAAGTGATAAAATAGGTCGAAAACCTATTTTATTTATGGGAGTTTTAGGTGTTGCTATTGGTTATTTTCTTTTAGCAATATTTGTGAATAGTGCTATTGATTCTCCTCCTAGTGTACTTATCTCTTTTGTAATATTAATTTTAACAAGAGCCATCATTGGAGCTTTTTATTCTGCAATTACTCCTGTATCAAATGCTTTGGTTGCAGATGAAATAGATGAAAAGCATAGAACCTCTTATATAGCAAAACTTGGAGCATCAAATGGTTTAGGGATGGTTTTAGGCCCAGCAGCAGGTGGATTTTTGGCTATTTATGGTCTAGCTGCACCTTTGTATACTTTTGCAATACTACCTCTTATTGCTGCTTTTTTAATTCTTATTTTTATACCAAAAGTTAAGGTATCTGAAACAAAGGAGCCAAGTTATCTTAAAATATTTGATAAAAGATTAAGAGTACCTATGTTAGCTGCATTTTTGACTATGTCAGTTGTTATAACTTCTCAGGTATGTTTAGGCTTTTTTGTAATAGATAGATTAAATATGGAGCTAATACAAAGTGCAAAAGTTACAGGGTATATCCTATCTATTATTGGTATAGTTTTTATTGTGTCACAAATATTTGTAAGTAGATTAAAAGATATTACCCCTACACAGTGGCTTAAATATGGTTCAGTTTTTGCAGTTATTGGTTATTTAATTGTCTCATTTAGTCAAAACCAATGGGTTTTAGGTAGTGGTTTTTGTATTGGAACTTTTGGTTTAGGGTTTATTTTCCCTGCCTTTCAAACTTTAGCTGTTAATCTTGTATCAAAAGAGGAAAAGGGTGCAGCCTCTGGAACAGTTTCAGCTGCTCAAGGTTTAGGTATGATTGTTGGTCCCCTGTTAAGCACTTTTTTATATAAATTAAATCCTATGGCACCATTTTTATTATCAGCTTTTGTCTTTGTAATTCTATTTTTTGTATCTGTAAAAGAGTTAAAAAGAGTCCCTTAA
- a CDS encoding outer membrane lipoprotein-sorting protein, with protein MLKKILITSLFICKLFALTPFEIATKVKENSDGYGSSKSMMEMLLIDQAKNESSRVMESFSLENTKHDDDNGDKSLMEFQTPLDVKGTKFLTHEKIDKNNNQWLYLPALKRIKRITSKNKSGSFMGSEFSYEDISSREPNKYDYSKNFEEVALDGIECYKYERYPKDQDSGYTKQEVWVDKDRFIVLKIDFYDRKKELLKTATYSGYKKIGKTYRVSNIFMQNHQNFKSTKLNYLKDEIHLKLDESLFTKRYLKD; from the coding sequence ATGTTAAAAAAAATACTTATTACATCACTTTTTATATGTAAACTTTTTGCCCTTACACCTTTTGAAATAGCTACAAAAGTTAAGGAAAACTCAGATGGTTATGGTAGCTCAAAGAGTATGATGGAGATGCTTTTGATAGACCAAGCAAAAAATGAGTCGTCAAGAGTAATGGAGTCCTTCTCTTTGGAAAATACAAAGCATGATGATGATAATGGTGATAAATCTTTGATGGAGTTTCAAACTCCCCTTGACGTAAAGGGTACAAAATTTTTAACCCATGAAAAAATAGATAAAAACAATAATCAATGGCTCTATCTTCCAGCACTTAAACGTATAAAAAGAATCACTAGTAAAAATAAAAGTGGTTCATTTATGGGGAGTGAATTTTCCTATGAAGATATCTCTTCAAGAGAACCAAATAAATATGATTACTCTAAGAATTTTGAAGAGGTAGCTTTAGATGGAATTGAGTGTTATAAATATGAAAGATATCCAAAAGATCAAGATTCGGGATATACAAAACAGGAAGTTTGGGTAGATAAAGATAGATTTATAGTTTTAAAAATTGACTTTTATGATAGGAAAAAAGAGCTTTTAAAAACGGCAACTTATAGTGGATATAAAAAGATTGGTAAGACTTATAGGGTTTCAAATATTTTTATGCAAAACCATCAAAACTTTAAAAGTACAAAACTAAATTATCTTAAAGATGAAATTCATCTAAAGCTTGATGAATCACTTTTTACAAAAAGATATCTTAAAGACTAA
- a CDS encoding TonB-dependent receptor → MKKIVLFYLLNNLLFCAELELKSYLGLEYKSYLKRVDDTKNHNSAITFQNELKYSFDNSKIYSKIEALKDSSEKQRDYININELYYMYSFSDYDFYLGKRVIFLGSLEAYNIVDIFNRQNYQRDSLSDYKIGVFLSGINYYFEDNSRLNLYIKGFEENIKFASTYSPYYPFGNSSYNKEILFANNKERPSFLGTYSKSYDENIIADVSYGFFYGYDNYILSKKIYNDYHSMLFQSMKFFTNDTFVLDSMLLKVEASYTKIKDDDNYGLKNFYELGFGGEYTFEQIYKNHNLGIIAEYYKSDNSLTSMDNDIFLALRYSLNDADSSEFLGGIVKDIDDRELSAYIKYEGRLTDTLKISADLRYVKSESYLDKHLRFGCEVRYYF, encoded by the coding sequence TTGAAAAAAATTGTTTTATTTTATTTACTTAATAATTTACTTTTTTGTGCTGAATTAGAGTTAAAGAGTTATTTAGGTTTAGAGTATAAATCATACCTTAAAAGAGTGGATGATACTAAAAATCACAATAGTGCAATTACCTTTCAAAATGAACTTAAATACTCATTTGATAACTCTAAAATATACTCTAAAATTGAGGCTTTAAAAGATAGTAGTGAAAAACAAAGGGATTATATAAATATAAATGAGCTTTATTATATGTACTCTTTTAGTGATTATGATTTTTATCTTGGAAAAAGAGTGATATTTTTAGGTAGTTTAGAAGCATACAATATCGTAGATATTTTCAATCGTCAAAATTATCAAAGAGATAGTTTGAGTGACTATAAAATAGGAGTTTTTCTTAGTGGTATAAACTATTATTTTGAAGATAATTCAAGACTAAACTTATATATAAAAGGGTTTGAAGAGAATATTAAATTTGCAAGTACTTACTCACCATACTATCCTTTTGGTAATAGTTCCTATAACAAAGAGATACTTTTTGCTAATAATAAAGAGAGACCCTCTTTTTTAGGTACTTACTCAAAAAGTTATGATGAAAATATTATTGCTGATGTAAGTTATGGATTTTTTTACGGTTACGATAACTACATATTATCAAAAAAGATATATAACGATTATCACTCAATGTTATTTCAAAGCATGAAGTTCTTTACAAATGATACTTTTGTATTGGATTCTATGCTTTTAAAAGTTGAAGCTAGTTATACAAAAATAAAAGATGATGATAATTATGGTTTAAAAAATTTTTATGAGCTTGGTTTTGGTGGAGAGTATACTTTTGAGCAAATATATAAAAATCATAACTTAGGGATAATTGCAGAGTATTATAAAAGTGACAACTCTCTTACAAGTATGGATAATGATATTTTTTTAGCTCTTCGTTACTCTTTAAACGATGCAGATTCAAGTGAGTTTTTAGGTGGTATTGTAAAAGATATAGATGATAGAGAGTTAAGTGCATATATAAAATATGAGGGAAGACTTACTGATACTTTGAAAATAAGTGCAGATTTAAGATATGTAAAGAGTGAGAGTTATCTAGATAAACATCTACGTTTTGGATGTGAAGTAAGATACTACTTTTAA
- a CDS encoding efflux RND transporter permease subunit yields MNKTKFAQNIIKFRWPIVTIAPLLIVLLFILNIKKAGFETDFKIWFDEDSAIMKNFDHFKETFGSDDRLLIALRSEDGIFKKEILKSIQEMTNELWQVKHIARVDSITNFQYVHVSKDDEDEIIVEDFLNDIDALSEEELRQKEEFAKTDIQTKNLLISEDGKAAVIVARMVYSKHMAPNDYIDLYNDANLLIEKYRLKGVEYHNMGIPAYTNAFVNAIQSNGKTFFPVFLITIIILLAIIFRNIWSVILPISVVFLTILFIAGFTFGLGYKLNTITSMFPIFIIAIGIADSIHIFWVWKHKQEEGLDNNESIIFSIEKNFTPALITSLTTFAGFISLGISKIVPLQAFGLLLASGSLMAFILSILFLPALLSVINPKIKVKIQKANNLKKFIKRYTNFIIRNDKLIITIWVLFILVCTIGIKDVSVDTEFAKQFSKDMPIRKSAEFVEKNIGGTIPIEIIIDSKENSGIYEPQLMKDVDNYSEAFKQKFDRIRHINSLTQVVKRYHKLMNGDTDEFYKIPQSKQLISQYMLLYSLSLPQGMGINDMMDVDARYLRISAMMNISSEKKKFEMYEWSKRWWKENSKYTASIEGVTMISGHMRLQLTDTMIKSISLALVLVTLIFWFTFKSKFFMGVSTLPNIAPLLITIGLTGWLGMDLDLGMAIVFVIIIGIAIDDTVHFLSKYKAAIKKGETPIEAIEESLLLSGSAIVITTVILVLGFGTFLFSDFALYSNFGLFSSIALSLAMVFDLMLLPAIISIIERKRVKN; encoded by the coding sequence ATGAATAAAACAAAATTTGCACAAAATATTATAAAATTTAGATGGCCTATAGTAACTATTGCTCCACTTTTGATAGTTTTACTTTTTATACTAAACATAAAAAAAGCAGGCTTTGAAACAGATTTTAAAATCTGGTTTGATGAAGATTCGGCTATTATGAAAAACTTTGATCACTTCAAAGAAACCTTTGGTTCAGATGATAGATTACTTATTGCCTTAAGAAGTGAAGATGGAATTTTTAAAAAAGAGATTTTAAAAAGCATCCAAGAGATGACAAATGAACTTTGGCAGGTAAAACATATAGCAAGGGTTGATTCTATTACAAACTTTCAATATGTACATGTAAGTAAAGATGATGAAGATGAGATTATTGTTGAAGATTTTTTAAATGATATAGATGCTTTAAGTGAAGAAGAACTTAGACAAAAAGAGGAGTTTGCCAAAACAGATATACAAACAAAAAATTTACTTATATCAGAGGATGGAAAGGCTGCAGTTATAGTTGCTAGAATGGTTTATTCAAAACATATGGCGCCAAATGATTATATTGACTTATATAATGATGCAAATTTACTTATTGAAAAGTACAGACTAAAAGGTGTAGAGTATCATAATATGGGAATCCCAGCATATACCAATGCTTTTGTAAATGCTATTCAAAGTAATGGAAAAACATTTTTCCCTGTTTTTTTAATTACAATTATAATTTTACTTGCAATTATATTTAGAAATATTTGGAGTGTAATATTACCTATAAGTGTAGTTTTTCTTACTATTTTATTTATTGCAGGGTTTACCTTTGGGCTTGGATATAAACTAAATACTATTACTTCAATGTTCCCTATATTTATTATAGCTATTGGAATTGCAGATTCCATACATATCTTTTGGGTTTGGAAACATAAACAGGAGGAGGGACTAGATAATAATGAAAGTATTATTTTTTCAATAGAAAAAAACTTTACTCCTGCACTTATTACTTCACTTACTACTTTTGCAGGTTTTATCTCCTTAGGAATTAGCAAAATAGTACCACTACAAGCATTTGGATTACTTTTAGCAAGTGGTTCTCTTATGGCATTTATTCTAAGTATTTTATTTTTACCTGCCCTTCTTAGTGTTATAAATCCTAAAATAAAAGTAAAAATACAAAAGGCTAATAATTTAAAAAAATTTATTAAAAGGTACACTAACTTTATAATAAGAAATGACAAATTAATTATAACGATTTGGGTTTTATTTATCTTAGTTTGCACAATAGGTATAAAAGATGTGAGTGTGGATACAGAATTTGCAAAGCAGTTTAGTAAAGATATGCCAATTAGAAAAAGTGCAGAGTTTGTGGAAAAAAATATTGGTGGTACGATACCTATAGAAATCATTATAGATAGTAAAGAGAATTCAGGAATATATGAGCCGCAACTTATGAAAGATGTGGATAACTACAGTGAAGCTTTTAAACAAAAATTTGATCGAATAAGACATATAAACTCTCTAACTCAAGTTGTAAAGCGTTATCATAAACTTATGAATGGCGATACAGATGAGTTTTATAAGATTCCCCAGTCAAAGCAGCTTATCTCTCAATATATGCTTCTTTACTCTTTATCTCTACCACAAGGTATGGGTATAAATGATATGATGGATGTTGATGCTAGATATTTAAGGATAAGTGCAATGATGAATATCTCTAGTGAAAAAAAGAAGTTTGAGATGTATGAATGGTCAAAAAGATGGTGGAAAGAAAATAGTAAGTACACAGCTAGCATAGAGGGTGTGACCATGATAAGTGGTCACATGAGACTACAACTAACTGATACTATGATAAAATCTATCTCTTTGGCATTAGTTTTAGTGACATTAATCTTTTGGTTTACATTTAAAAGTAAGTTCTTTATGGGAGTTTCAACTTTACCAAATATTGCACCACTTCTTATCACAATAGGACTTACAGGTTGGCTTGGAATGGATTTAGACCTTGGTATGGCTATTGTTTTTGTAATAATAATAGGTATAGCTATAGATGATACAGTACATTTTTTATCAAAATATAAAGCTGCAATAAAAAAAGGAGAAACACCAATTGAAGCCATTGAAGAGTCTCTATTACTAAGTGGAAGTGCCATAGTTATTACAACAGTTATCTTAGTTTTAGGATTTGGAACTTTTCTTTTTAGTGACTTTGCTCTTTATTCAAACTTTGGATTATTTAGCTCAATTGCACTCTCTTTAGCAATGGTATTTGATCTTATGCTTTTACCCGCAATTATAAGTATAATTGAGAGAAAAAGAGTGAAAAACTAA